In a genomic window of Rhodoligotrophos appendicifer:
- a CDS encoding LLM class flavin-dependent oxidoreductase yields the protein MKLGLFNLMTQRDASTSARTIFEDTMSMVRLADEIGFDVAWFAEHHFSNYSICPSPMLMASYAAGVTKQIRVGAAVLVLPLYNPVRLVQEIGMLDVQSNGRAIIGLGSGYQKYEFDRFNRKLADKTDLMLEIWDMIEMGMREGRIEHHGQHFQVPNSPIDLQTMQKGGPEIYVTGLDPRILQRVARGGHVPFITAGWKGLPVLREMVAQVRAQYAAVGIGPERVPLGVQQYVFVTDDKAEALEMAERARVVARIVTAMRAGVPELEGHFIKAPPMPDEPPVETIRDNLIFGDAHMVAERLCAEIRELGTTHLSCFMQIGTVPGAKARASMERFGRDVIPLMEKNFGMPLAQVHAERGRERPVRIAA from the coding sequence ATGAAGCTCGGCCTCTTCAACCTAATGACCCAGCGGGACGCCTCGACGTCGGCGCGCACGATCTTCGAAGACACGATGTCCATGGTGCGGCTTGCCGACGAGATCGGCTTCGATGTCGCCTGGTTCGCCGAGCATCACTTTTCGAACTACTCGATCTGTCCATCGCCAATGCTGATGGCCTCCTATGCGGCAGGCGTCACGAAGCAGATCCGGGTGGGCGCCGCGGTGCTGGTGCTGCCGCTCTACAACCCCGTCCGACTCGTGCAAGAGATCGGAATGCTCGACGTTCAGTCCAACGGGCGTGCCATCATCGGCCTCGGGTCGGGTTATCAAAAGTATGAGTTCGATCGCTTCAACCGCAAGCTCGCCGACAAGACCGACCTGATGCTCGAGATCTGGGACATGATCGAGATGGGAATGCGCGAGGGTCGCATCGAACATCATGGCCAGCATTTCCAGGTGCCCAACTCGCCGATCGACCTGCAGACGATGCAGAAGGGAGGGCCGGAGATCTATGTCACCGGTCTCGATCCCCGGATCCTGCAACGGGTCGCGCGCGGCGGGCACGTGCCCTTCATCACCGCAGGGTGGAAGGGCCTGCCGGTGTTGCGAGAGATGGTGGCCCAGGTGCGGGCGCAGTATGCCGCGGTGGGCATCGGGCCGGAGCGGGTGCCGCTCGGCGTGCAGCAATATGTCTTCGTCACGGACGACAAGGCGGAAGCGCTCGAAATGGCGGAGCGCGCCCGGGTGGTGGCGCGGATCGTCACGGCGATGCGCGCCGGGGTGCCGGAGCTCGAGGGACATTTCATCAAGGCTCCGCCCATGCCGGACGAGCCGCCGGTCGAGACGATTCGCGACAATCTGATCTTCGGCGATGCCCATATGGTGGCCGAGCGGCTATGCGCAGAGATCCGCGAGCTGGGCACCACGCATCTGTCGTGCTTCATGCAGATCGGTACGGTGCCGGGGGCGAAGGCGCGGGCGTCGATGGAACGCTTTGGCCGGGATGTCATCCCGCTCATGGAGAAAAACTTCGGCATGCCGTTGGCGCAGGTCCATGCCGAGCGCGGTCGCGAAAGACCGGTCAGGATCGCAGCTTGA
- a CDS encoding SDR family NAD(P)-dependent oxidoreductase, with protein MSVEGKGIVVTGGANGLGLAAVEMLTARGARVAIIDVNPKSLDPVVERLTSGGADVFGLIGDIVPKTEAYGLFGKAVDRLGRVDGVINCAGVYPRKPILEITDEDWTLDWTVNVRGTYNIMAAAVELMRGQDIVTTVRGRIVNITSVDAFKAHPKNAHYAATKAAVVSLTRSFADEFAPDQILINSVAPAGIATEKAKGAGFLDELASHTPLRRNAQPDDIAEWIVFMLSDANRYMTGENVIVSGGYIYA; from the coding sequence ATGAGCGTTGAAGGCAAAGGCATCGTCGTGACCGGCGGTGCGAACGGGCTGGGGCTTGCCGCAGTGGAGATGCTGACGGCGAGGGGTGCGCGGGTGGCGATCATCGACGTCAATCCGAAGTCTCTCGACCCCGTCGTGGAGCGTCTGACATCCGGAGGTGCCGACGTCTTCGGGCTGATCGGCGACATCGTGCCGAAGACCGAGGCCTATGGGCTGTTCGGAAAGGCGGTGGACCGGCTCGGGCGCGTGGATGGCGTGATCAACTGCGCCGGCGTCTATCCGCGCAAGCCGATCCTCGAGATCACCGACGAGGACTGGACCCTGGACTGGACGGTCAATGTGCGCGGCACCTACAACATCATGGCGGCCGCCGTGGAGTTGATGCGGGGCCAGGACATCGTCACGACGGTGCGCGGACGGATCGTCAACATCACTTCCGTGGACGCCTTCAAGGCACATCCGAAAAATGCCCATTATGCGGCGACGAAGGCTGCCGTGGTGAGCCTGACCCGTTCCTTTGCAGACGAGTTCGCGCCCGATCAGATCCTGATCAACTCCGTCGCACCCGCCGGTATCGCCACGGAGAAAGCCAAGGGGGCCGGCTTCCTCGACGAGCTCGCTTCGCACACGCCCCTGCGGCGCAACGCGCAGCCCGACGATATCGCGGAATGGATCGTCTTCATGCTGAGCGATGCCAATCGCTACATGACCGGGGAAAACGTGATCGTCAGCGGCGGCTACATCTACGCCTAA
- a CDS encoding ABC transporter ATP-binding protein, whose protein sequence is MALAQAQAVQKSGSGELLKVENLHVHYGKIHALQGLSLAVGRDQIVSLIGANGAGKTTTLRAISGILAATDGDVIYNGESVTALTPFAIVGKGLVQVPEGRRVFSRMTVAENIRIGAFLQKDKGWIKATEARTLDMFPRLKERFKQVAGTLSGGEQQMLAMARGLMSNPKILLLDEPSMGLAPLLVQQIFETVVEIRKQGVAVLLVEQNAFLALQIADYGYVLETGTITLEGPAADLLANPQVKEAYLG, encoded by the coding sequence ATGGCGTTGGCGCAGGCACAAGCGGTTCAGAAGTCAGGCAGCGGAGAGCTGCTGAAGGTGGAGAACCTCCACGTCCATTATGGCAAGATCCATGCGCTGCAAGGATTGTCGCTTGCGGTCGGCCGCGACCAGATCGTCAGTCTGATCGGCGCGAACGGCGCCGGCAAGACGACCACGCTGCGCGCCATCTCCGGCATCCTGGCCGCGACCGATGGCGACGTCATCTATAATGGAGAGTCGGTCACCGCCCTCACTCCTTTCGCCATCGTGGGCAAGGGTCTGGTGCAAGTGCCGGAGGGCCGGAGGGTCTTCTCGCGCATGACCGTCGCCGAGAATATCCGCATCGGCGCCTTCCTCCAGAAGGACAAAGGCTGGATCAAAGCGACGGAAGCGCGGACGCTCGACATGTTTCCGCGCCTGAAGGAGCGGTTCAAGCAGGTGGCCGGCACGCTTTCCGGCGGCGAACAGCAGATGCTGGCCATGGCCCGCGGGCTCATGTCCAATCCAAAGATCCTGCTGCTCGACGAGCCCAGCATGGGACTGGCTCCGCTGCTGGTGCAGCAGATCTTCGAGACCGTCGTGGAAATCCGCAAGCAGGGCGTGGCCGTCCTGCTGGTGGAGCAGAACGCCTTCCTGGCCCTGCAGATTGCGGATTATGGCTATGTGCTGGAAACCGGCACCATAACGCTGGAAGGCCCCGCTGCCGACCTGCTTGCCAATCCGCAGGTCAAGGAAGCTTATCTCGGCTAA
- a CDS encoding ABC transporter ATP-binding protein codes for MSTSLLKLDGMTKRFGGLIAVESLTLNVQEKAIHSIIGPNGAGKTTVFNCIMEFYTPDDGSIWFEDERIDGVTPDRVAAAGINRTYQNIRLFRNLTAIENILVGMHIHLKSNWLGAIFNTPATKRDEAEAQEAAIKILDFVGLKGRGDTVARNLAYGEQRRLEIARALATRPRLLLLDEPMAGMNPRESVDMMNFVRRLRDELGVTILLIEHSMRVVMGISDVVSVLDHGVKIAEGSPAEVQNNPKVIEAYLGASAEKALK; via the coding sequence ATGAGCACCAGCCTCCTCAAACTGGACGGGATGACCAAGAGGTTCGGCGGCCTGATCGCGGTCGAAAGCCTCACCCTGAACGTCCAGGAAAAAGCCATTCACAGCATCATCGGACCGAATGGCGCCGGCAAGACGACGGTCTTCAACTGCATCATGGAGTTCTACACTCCGGATGACGGATCGATCTGGTTCGAGGATGAGCGCATCGACGGCGTGACACCCGACAGGGTGGCGGCCGCGGGCATCAACCGCACCTATCAGAACATCCGCCTGTTCCGGAACCTGACGGCCATCGAGAACATCCTGGTGGGCATGCATATCCACCTGAAGTCGAACTGGCTGGGGGCGATCTTCAACACCCCGGCGACGAAGCGGGACGAGGCGGAGGCACAGGAAGCGGCCATCAAGATCCTCGATTTCGTCGGTCTAAAAGGCCGCGGCGACACGGTCGCCCGGAACCTGGCCTATGGCGAACAGCGAAGGCTCGAGATCGCGCGCGCCCTGGCGACGAGGCCGAGGCTGTTGCTCCTCGACGAGCCCATGGCCGGAATGAATCCCCGCGAAAGCGTGGACATGATGAATTTCGTTCGGCGGCTGCGCGACGAGCTCGGGGTCACCATCCTGCTCATCGAACATTCCATGCGCGTGGTGATGGGAATATCCGACGTGGTGAGCGTGCTCGATCACGGCGTGAAGATTGCCGAGGGTAGCCCGGCAGAGGTTCAGAACAACCCCAAGGTCATCGAGGCCTATCTCGGGGCATCGGCAGAAAAGGCGCTGAAGTAA
- a CDS encoding branched-chain amino acid ABC transporter permease, with translation MSFDVVASSRIERVSHSPWRYVRNMGLQLGTLCLAMAMVGILGLFNKRPIIVGELTLGYAAMGLIYLCAGVLVARRRLFPTNGQTILGGLLAGLLASAFLAALALVMSLVNLRYIFVALDQPLLKMLTFTLVPASLGIGLMLLTGAIVGAVGAILVLLPDRIRKPIAYGLIGAGLAGLFQELIRPILANSPTTKPLHDLIYTWTGLTQNGAIIIFVFVAVITIIWGMIGGRVTHNYQALPATTRKRIRWGYLAAGALLLVLFPLFAGNFIGQIMLTVALFTLMGMGLNLEVGLAGLLDLGFVAFYAVGAYVTGLLMADSPFALAHLFYWEAMPIAVLCSVCMGIIFGIPVLKVRGDYLAVATLGLGEIVRVIVLSDAAAPLLAGAKGILQIPRPQIGEFHFSTPVSLFYLALVASLIAAYCAWRLEDSRLGRAWKAIRDDEDVAQALGINLIQVKLLAYGLGAAFAGLAGSIFAVMLGSIYPHSFQLIISINILALIIVGGMGSLPGVAVGAAVLIGLPEVLREFGEFRYLFYGLAIILVMRIKPEGLWPSAAKRREMQIDAEVKAEQVQDIAEARA, from the coding sequence ATGTCATTCGACGTCGTAGCCTCCAGCCGAATCGAACGGGTCAGTCACAGCCCATGGCGCTATGTTCGCAACATGGGCCTGCAGCTCGGCACCTTGTGCCTCGCCATGGCGATGGTCGGCATTCTCGGTCTCTTCAACAAACGGCCGATCATCGTCGGGGAGCTCACATTGGGCTACGCGGCGATGGGGCTGATCTATCTCTGCGCCGGCGTCCTGGTGGCACGCCGCCGCCTGTTTCCCACGAATGGGCAGACCATCCTGGGCGGCCTGCTCGCCGGCCTGCTGGCGTCCGCGTTCCTAGCGGCCCTGGCCCTGGTGATGAGCCTGGTCAACCTGCGCTACATCTTCGTGGCCCTCGACCAGCCGCTGCTGAAGATGTTGACCTTCACCCTGGTGCCAGCCAGTCTGGGGATCGGCCTCATGCTGCTGACCGGCGCCATCGTGGGCGCGGTGGGCGCCATCCTGGTGCTGCTGCCGGACCGAATCCGGAAGCCCATCGCCTATGGTCTGATCGGCGCCGGCCTCGCCGGCCTGTTCCAAGAGCTCATTCGCCCCATCCTGGCGAACAGCCCCACAACGAAGCCGCTGCATGATCTGATCTATACCTGGACCGGACTGACGCAGAACGGGGCCATCATCATCTTCGTCTTCGTGGCCGTGATCACCATCATCTGGGGCATGATCGGCGGGCGGGTGACCCATAATTACCAAGCCCTTCCCGCCACCACACGCAAGCGCATCCGGTGGGGCTATCTCGCGGCGGGCGCCCTCCTGCTGGTGCTGTTTCCGCTGTTCGCCGGAAATTTCATCGGCCAGATCATGCTCACGGTCGCCCTGTTCACCCTGATGGGGATGGGGCTCAATCTCGAAGTGGGCCTGGCCGGACTTCTGGACCTCGGCTTCGTTGCCTTCTATGCCGTGGGTGCCTATGTCACCGGCCTGCTGATGGCCGACAGCCCCTTCGCGCTGGCACATCTCTTTTATTGGGAGGCGATGCCGATCGCCGTGCTCTGCTCGGTGTGCATGGGGATCATCTTCGGCATCCCGGTGCTCAAGGTGCGGGGCGACTACCTGGCCGTCGCGACATTGGGACTGGGCGAGATCGTGCGGGTGATCGTGCTGTCGGACGCCGCTGCGCCTCTGCTGGCCGGCGCAAAGGGCATCCTGCAGATCCCGCGACCGCAGATCGGGGAGTTCCATTTCTCGACGCCGGTGTCCCTGTTCTACCTGGCCCTGGTCGCCTCCCTCATCGCCGCCTATTGCGCCTGGCGACTGGAGGATTCCCGCCTCGGCCGAGCCTGGAAGGCGATCCGGGACGATGAAGACGTCGCTCAGGCCCTGGGAATCAACCTGATTCAGGTGAAGCTCCTCGCCTATGGCCTCGGCGCCGCCTTTGCCGGTCTCGCCGGCTCGATCTTCGCGGTCATGCTGGGCTCGATCTATCCCCATAGCTTCCAGCTCATCATCTCGATCAACATCCTGGCGCTGATCATCGTGGGCGGCATGGGCAGTCTGCCCGGGGTCGCCGTGGGTGCCGCCGTGCTGATCGGCCTGCCGGAGGTGCTGCGCGAATTCGGCGAATTCCGCTACCTGTTCTACGGCCTGGCCATCATCCTGGTGATGCGGATCAAACCCGAAGGCCTCTGGCCCTCGGCAGCAAAGCGGCGCGAAATGCAAATCGACGCAGAGGTTAAAGCAGAACAGGTCCAGGATATTGCGGAGGCTCGCGCCTGA
- a CDS encoding branched-chain amino acid ABC transporter permease: MAVQSDVADRPEPVQKSASKRLSNLHRITIVDVVLWILRIGLLGLVVVGTIATLIKGTYNTAHWFDFFMFGLTIGGIYALIALGYTMVYGVLRLINFAHGDITMTGAFSAYFLARSFDRTGFIDAYPITAMLGIMSLSMGVCVVTALLVERICYRPFRHVASLAPLICAIGASFVIQHAFRGMFGSNVRSYPDPDWMKGTVDILGVTFPVIQPVLIGTAVAAMIFLYIIVQKTRMGSAMRAVSEDRDAAALMGIDANKVIIFTFVLGACMAGIGGVLYCLVYKQIYFYMGFLPGIKAFSAAVLGGIGNIPGAMFGGFFLGVIESVGPPLFLDGLGIPAPYQMRDLIAFTLLVMVLVFRPQGLLGEALSKKRA; encoded by the coding sequence ATGGCTGTCCAATCCGACGTGGCCGACCGACCAGAGCCTGTCCAGAAGTCCGCGTCAAAGCGATTGAGCAATCTACATCGGATCACCATTGTCGATGTCGTGCTTTGGATCCTCCGGATCGGCCTGCTGGGCCTGGTCGTCGTCGGCACAATCGCGACGCTGATCAAGGGGACCTACAACACCGCGCACTGGTTCGACTTCTTCATGTTCGGCCTGACGATCGGTGGAATCTATGCCCTGATCGCGCTGGGCTACACGATGGTCTACGGCGTGTTGCGGCTGATCAATTTCGCCCATGGCGACATCACCATGACGGGCGCCTTCTCCGCCTATTTCCTCGCCAGAAGCTTCGACCGAACCGGCTTCATCGACGCCTATCCGATCACCGCCATGCTGGGCATCATGTCGCTCTCCATGGGCGTCTGCGTCGTCACGGCCCTGCTCGTGGAGCGGATCTGCTATCGACCCTTCCGCCACGTGGCGAGCCTCGCCCCGCTCATCTGCGCCATCGGCGCGTCCTTCGTCATCCAGCACGCCTTCCGGGGCATGTTCGGTTCCAATGTCCGCTCCTATCCCGATCCAGACTGGATGAAGGGGACCGTGGACATCCTGGGCGTGACGTTTCCCGTCATTCAGCCCGTGCTCATCGGAACGGCCGTCGCCGCCATGATCTTCCTGTACATCATCGTGCAGAAGACGAGGATGGGATCGGCAATGCGCGCCGTCTCAGAAGACCGGGACGCTGCAGCCCTGATGGGCATCGACGCCAACAAGGTGATCATCTTCACCTTCGTGCTGGGCGCCTGCATGGCCGGCATCGGCGGCGTGCTGTACTGCCTGGTCTACAAGCAGATCTACTTCTACATGGGCTTCCTGCCGGGCATCAAAGCGTTCAGCGCGGCCGTTCTCGGCGGTATCGGAAACATTCCGGGGGCCATGTTCGGTGGGTTCTTCCTCGGCGTCATCGAATCGGTTGGCCCGCCGCTGTTCCTCGACGGCCTCGGAATTCCGGCGCCCTATCAGATGCGCGACCTCATCGCCTTCACTCTCCTCGTCATGGTTCTCGTGTTCCGGCCGCAAGGATTGCTGGGTGAGGCCCTTTCCAAGAAACGCGCGTGA
- a CDS encoding branched-chain amino acid ABC transporter substrate-binding protein: MVRGLSYGISAIAAAAVFSFGAMTAHAETKGPVTDDLGVVMVEKGAPITIGGYWVISGPDTALGLDSQRGAEIAFDDLGNKIAGHDVQLVVEDDACGAEGGQTAATKLASLPNIVAVIGPACSSAATTAAPILWKQGISNVGTATTAPSLTAPDRKPDYQGFLRTIYSDAEQGKNDAEYFFNELQCKTLATIHDGSPYASQLAAAAGNRFKELGGQVVAEEAVTPTDVDMRPVLTGIGTKKPCVLYFPTFVAASAQILRQVPDVPDLKDTKIIGGSAVMAPGMLEAAGDSAEGFVITNVDISPEAMGQKYPDFVKKYTDKYGEAPVNAFHAQAYDAGMMLAKAIESVAKTDADGNTYIGKKALNEALYATKGMDGISGPINCDAHGQCGGFNFAVYEFTDSDPSTFKVGENPKRIFPKN; the protein is encoded by the coding sequence ATGGTAAGAGGTTTATCTTACGGCATATCCGCGATTGCTGCTGCCGCGGTCTTCTCTTTCGGCGCCATGACGGCACATGCCGAAACCAAGGGACCGGTCACGGACGATCTCGGTGTGGTCATGGTCGAGAAGGGCGCGCCCATTACGATCGGCGGCTACTGGGTCATTTCCGGTCCGGACACCGCCCTCGGCCTCGACTCTCAGCGCGGAGCGGAAATCGCCTTCGACGACCTGGGAAACAAGATCGCCGGTCATGACGTGCAACTCGTCGTCGAAGACGATGCGTGCGGCGCTGAAGGCGGCCAGACGGCTGCTACCAAACTCGCCTCGCTTCCGAACATCGTCGCCGTGATCGGCCCCGCCTGTTCGAGCGCAGCAACAACGGCAGCGCCGATCCTGTGGAAGCAGGGAATCAGCAATGTCGGTACCGCTACGACGGCTCCGTCGCTGACCGCCCCCGACCGCAAGCCCGACTATCAAGGCTTCCTGCGGACGATCTACAGCGATGCAGAGCAGGGAAAGAACGACGCCGAGTACTTCTTCAACGAACTCCAGTGCAAGACGCTGGCGACCATCCATGATGGCAGTCCCTACGCCTCCCAGCTCGCTGCGGCCGCTGGCAATCGCTTCAAGGAACTCGGCGGACAGGTTGTTGCCGAAGAAGCCGTGACGCCGACGGATGTGGACATGCGTCCGGTTCTCACCGGCATCGGCACGAAGAAGCCCTGCGTGCTCTACTTCCCGACCTTCGTGGCGGCCTCAGCGCAGATTTTGCGTCAGGTTCCCGACGTTCCGGATCTCAAGGACACCAAGATCATCGGCGGCAGCGCCGTGATGGCTCCCGGCATGCTGGAAGCGGCAGGTGATTCTGCAGAAGGCTTCGTCATCACCAATGTGGACATTTCTCCCGAAGCCATGGGTCAGAAGTATCCAGACTTCGTGAAGAAGTACACGGACAAGTACGGCGAAGCGCCGGTCAACGCATTCCATGCTCAGGCCTACGACGCCGGCATGATGCTGGCCAAGGCCATCGAATCGGTCGCGAAGACCGATGCCGACGGCAATACCTATATCGGGAAGAAGGCGCTGAACGAGGCTCTCTATGCCACCAAGGGCATGGACGGCATCAGCGGCCCGATCAATTGCGATGCGCATGGTCAGTGCGGTGGGTTCAACTTCGCTGTCTATGAATTTACCGACAGCGATCCCTCGACGTTCAAGGTCGGCGAGAATCCGAAGCGGATCTTCCCCAAGAACTAA
- the infA gene encoding translation initiation factor IF-1, whose protein sequence is MTKEEFLEFEGTVVDVLPEGRFRVKLDNDHEVLAYTAGRMKRNKIRTLMGDRVTVEMTTYDLDKGRITFRHKIEGGGTGAGPQRRQPFRRR, encoded by the coding sequence TTGACTAAAGAGGAGTTCCTCGAGTTCGAGGGAACGGTCGTGGACGTGCTCCCAGAGGGACGCTTCCGCGTCAAACTCGACAATGATCACGAGGTCCTGGCTTATACGGCCGGCCGCATGAAGCGCAACAAGATCAGGACGCTGATGGGTGACCGGGTGACGGTCGAGATGACGACTTACGATCTCGACAAGGGCCGCATCACCTTCCGTCACAAGATCGAAGGCGGCGGGACGGGGGCTGGACCCCAGCGGCGGCAACCGTTCAGGCGGCGCTAG
- a CDS encoding cold-shock protein produces the protein MATGTVKWFNATKGFGFIQPDEGGKDVFVHISAVEAAGIGTPRDGQKLSYELERDRQGRQSATNLRAV, from the coding sequence ATGGCTACGGGAACTGTCAAATGGTTCAATGCAACTAAGGGCTTCGGCTTCATCCAGCCAGATGAAGGTGGAAAGGACGTTTTCGTCCATATCAGCGCTGTGGAAGCTGCCGGAATCGGCACACCGCGCGATGGACAGAAGCTGTCATACGAACTGGAGCGCGACCGCCAGGGACGTCAGTCCGCGACCAATCTGCGTGCGGTCTGA
- a CDS encoding enoyl-CoA hydratase/isomerase family protein produces MTAVSAKDPVQLSLQDEIATLTINRPHAENALTPRSIDTISLMLEALEADGEIKVLILEGAGANFCAGEDLTESEGIDDPEMARHFRARTAKLMQRISAYPKIVIAKVRGAAHGLGLDMVLGADLAFASHDASFGTPTQGSGSSQWTSMVPLSRSVGQKHALRMLLGGTPVPAGEAASMGLISQAVAAEALDDTVTRIAKSIATTAPHLIRLAKQDYQKQLTMTLEDAYAFAIEGGAGARSPGNSGFRPSRQVAAPSL; encoded by the coding sequence ATGACAGCCGTCTCCGCCAAGGATCCTGTTCAGCTTTCCCTTCAAGACGAAATCGCCACCCTCACCATCAACAGGCCGCATGCCGAAAACGCGCTCACGCCGCGCAGCATCGACACCATCTCGCTCATGCTGGAGGCTCTGGAGGCCGATGGCGAGATCAAAGTCCTCATCCTGGAAGGCGCAGGGGCGAATTTCTGCGCCGGCGAGGACCTAACTGAGAGCGAAGGTATCGACGATCCGGAGATGGCGAGGCACTTCCGAGCGCGGACCGCCAAGCTCATGCAGAGGATCAGCGCCTATCCCAAGATCGTGATCGCCAAGGTGCGGGGTGCGGCGCATGGGCTGGGGCTGGACATGGTGCTGGGCGCGGATCTGGCCTTTGCCTCCCATGACGCGAGCTTCGGCACACCAACGCAGGGAAGCGGCAGCTCGCAGTGGACCTCCATGGTCCCGCTCAGCCGCAGCGTGGGCCAAAAGCACGCGTTGCGCATGCTGCTCGGGGGAACGCCGGTGCCCGCGGGAGAGGCGGCTTCAATGGGGCTTATCAGCCAGGCGGTGGCTGCGGAGGCGCTGGACGACACGGTGACGCGAATCGCCAAATCGATCGCCACGACCGCGCCGCATCTCATTCGGCTGGCGAAGCAGGACTATCAGAAACAGCTCACGATGACGCTGGAAGATGCGTATGCCTTTGCCATCGAGGGTGGCGCGGGGGCTCGGTCCCCGGGGAATTCAGGCTTCCGCCCATCGCGCCAGGTTGCGGCGCCATCCCTCTAG
- a CDS encoding cupin-like domain-containing protein has protein sequence MGHHLSLTPAQAREQLLREPFKIRHSMARHPLFRLERLVRLAQSMDRDRIEYNAGSVGIDQRPEDTPSIDLPAAEVIASIESANAWLVIKNVETDPDYRRLLQGSIEDIRRSTGAAAEEMSDVRGFIFIASAHSTTPFHIDGEDNILVHIRGQKRVHVFDNEDRSLVGEAAMEMSPDKHRNQSYRPEFEARAREFELEPGDGVHIPYLWPHWVATGPSHAVSMAITWKSPRVIRLNKIRTVNGLLRRVGLAQQPPGQKPALDAIKVGAFTCGRMALQPLRRFEIARRMIRQVLAGSQANYFYKG, from the coding sequence ATGGGCCATCATCTTTCGCTCACGCCGGCGCAAGCGCGCGAGCAATTATTGCGGGAGCCCTTCAAGATCCGGCACAGCATGGCGAGACATCCGCTGTTCCGTCTGGAGCGGCTGGTGCGGCTGGCCCAAAGCATGGACCGGGACCGGATCGAGTATAATGCCGGTTCCGTCGGGATCGACCAGAGGCCCGAAGACACGCCGAGCATCGACCTGCCCGCGGCAGAGGTGATCGCCAGCATCGAGAGCGCGAATGCCTGGCTGGTCATCAAGAATGTGGAGACGGATCCCGACTATCGGCGCCTATTGCAGGGGTCGATCGAGGACATCAGGCGTTCCACGGGTGCGGCGGCCGAAGAGATGAGCGACGTGCGCGGTTTCATCTTCATCGCCTCGGCCCATTCGACGACGCCCTTCCATATCGATGGCGAGGACAACATCCTCGTTCACATCCGGGGGCAGAAGCGCGTCCATGTGTTCGACAACGAGGATCGGAGCCTGGTTGGCGAAGCAGCGATGGAGATGTCGCCGGACAAACACAGAAACCAGAGCTACCGTCCGGAATTCGAAGCGCGTGCACGAGAATTCGAACTCGAGCCGGGGGACGGCGTGCACATCCCGTATCTGTGGCCGCACTGGGTCGCGACCGGGCCGAGCCATGCGGTGTCCATGGCGATCACGTGGAAGAGCCCGCGCGTTATTCGGCTGAACAAGATCCGGACGGTGAACGGCCTGCTGCGGCGGGTCGGGCTGGCGCAGCAGCCGCCGGGGCAAAAGCCGGCGCTGGATGCCATCAAGGTCGGCGCCTTCACTTGCGGACGGATGGCGCTCCAACCATTGCGACGCTTCGAAATCGCTCGCCGGATGATCCGGCAGGTGCTGGCCGGTTCACAGGCGAACTATTTTTACAAAGGCTGA